Genomic window (Equus asinus isolate D_3611 breed Donkey chromosome 13, EquAss-T2T_v2, whole genome shotgun sequence):
TAACCCTAAATCCCACTACCGAGAAGGAACCACACTATTGATATCTTGGCATGTTCTCCTAGGCTTTAGAAATATATCAGTAGATACATATATGTTTTTGCGCAGTATCTATTAAAATGTCATACATATCCCATTGACTACATATTTTTTATCGTGTGATTGTACCATAATTCACTTAGTGTTTCCTTTGTGTTGGGCTTTTGGATTTCCTCTAGTCTCTCATTTACTAAGCTACTTCGGAAATACTTTAAGATTTtcatataggaaaagaaaaaattaataaacctccTTCTGTTTAAGTTTCCCCACTTGTGAAATGGGGGTAATGATCAATTTTTCAGGGCAGTTATGAGGGTTAAACGCAAGGTTGTGGCAGAGTGCTCActgggtgcctggcacatgagaaATACTCAAGTCATCTCAGCTGTCATCACTTCTAAACTACTGGGCATTGCTTGTTATCACCTTCAATCTTTGCAATCACCCCATAAGATAATATTGTTATCTCAATTTAAGACAAGGAAATGAGGTTCAAAAAGGTTATACAAGTGTCCcattcacacagctggtaaatgtcTTTGCCACTTTAGTACcttttcctgaaaaatcaaatcCTTGGGTAAGGCTGGCCTAGAGCTTTCTAGGAGAAGCAATTATGAGGGCTGGAGAACAGAACAGCTCCTAACAGAGGCAGAAGCAGTGCTCGTTTTAGCAAGAAATAGCTTAAAATTTGCTTCTCACTTATGTGCAGAAAGTCGTAgaagttaaaacaacaacaacaacgtgCATCTCTGTTAGAGATCCTTTTTCTTAATGAGGGCTTGTCTATTATTCTAAACCGAGTACCATTTAAAGAGGGCAATGCATTGGGTAAAGTTGTAATGTCCTCAGTAGTATGGCCCTAAACTTAAACCTCCTGTTTCCAGATCCCAACTCTGGCTCTGGCGCATCCCTCTGCAGGATCAATGGTCTGGGTGGGAAACCAGACTCTCATCTCCCACTTCATTTTCCTGGGCCTCTTCACCCACTCACCACTccacatcttcctcttttccatcACCATGATCATGTTTTTGATGGCTCTCTCTGGCAACGGGCTCATGATCCTCCTCATCAATGTCAGCCCCCACctgcacacccccatgtacttcttcctcagctGGCTGTCACTCATGGACCTCATGCTCATCTCCACCATTGTGCCACGGATGGCCGTTGACTTCCTCATGGGCTCCATCTCCTTCACAGGCTGTGGGCTCCAGATCCTCTTCTTCCTTACCCTCACAGGGGGTGAGTGCTTCCTGCTGGCTttcatggcctatgaccgctatgtggccatcagCAATCCCCTGAGATACTCAGTGGTCATGAGCCGCCATGTATGCTGGCTCATGGTATCAGGCTCCTGGCTCTTTGGCCTGGTAGATGGGCTGATTCAGGCTGTCTTCACTCTAAGCTTTCCCTACTGTGGCTCCCAGGAGATTGACCACTTCTTCTGTGATGTCCCTGCTGTGCTCAAGCTGGCCTGTGCTGACACCTCTCTCTATGAGACCATGATCTATGTCTGCTGTATCCTCATGCTGCTCCTGCCCTTCTCTGTCATCTCTGCCTCCTACCTGAAGATCCTAGTGGCTGTGCTCCGTATGCGTTCTGCTGAAGGTTGTCAGAAGGCCTTTGCTACCTGCTCATCCCACATGGCAGTGGTCTCCCTCTTCTACGGGGCCGCCATGATCACCTACATGAGGCCCCAGACCTACCACTCCTCCAAACAGGACAAGGTGGTCTCTGTCTTCTATACCATGATCACCCCTATGCTCAACCCGCTCATCTACAGCTTGAGGAACAAGGAAGTGGCCAGGGCTCTCAAAAAACTCCTGTGGAGGTGTCTATGTAGTAGGGAGCAGGACTAGGTCAGCCTTGGTGCCAGGGGATGTGGGCCTTGGGACCTAGAACCTGAATTAGCCACCTGAAGTTTGATTGGAGTAGAAACAAATGAGCCCTGCTAAAAGTAAGTCATTCTCTAACTAGAGTTAATCAGATTAACACATCAATTCAATCCAGCAAGTCCATGCTGAGTGTTTACAATTTTGAAGGATGGCTGGACCAACAGCTTACAAAGAATAGAAGACACAGAGCCTGTATCCCACAGAGTTCGCAGGTGATAGCTTTCAGCTGTTTCCCTCTCCAGGAATTGCCCATGGCTAAGGAGAGgcaccttgcccaaggtcatgtttCTCCATGGGGAGTTGCCTAAATCCTATTACTGGTCAAAGGAGAGTATAAAGACCTGGCCACCTTGCCTCAATTTGACTCTGAAGGGCCAtctcagctccagagctccctgtagCATCATCTCAGGCATCAAAGGCAACTTCTCCCTGCATCCAGTTTCACTTCCTTAACTCCTTTCCCCTACCATAAGTTTCAATTCTGAGAGCACTCTCCAATAAACCTCCTCCATTGTAAAACCTGTCTCAgtctgcttctgggaaatccaATCTGTGATACATGGAAACTCAGGAATGATGGTAAGCTAAAGTAGAGTTTTGCAAGTATGGTTATCTACATGCACTCAAGGTACAATGTGGATACCTGTTCCATTGTTAGTGTCAGCGAGAGGTCACAAATGGCATCATAGATACATCTAAGACAAGTTTAATGCAGGGATTGCAAACTAAAGTGCCCATAGGTCCAGAGAGGAGGCCTCAATGATGGGAGCCATGTGGTGGGGACAAGGGCAGATGGGACACTCACTCCTCAAGTAAAGAAATTAGGCTTCTCTGCTCCCCACAGGATGGATGAGCTTTGAGTTGGGAAGGAGATTAAGTGATAGTTGGGTAGAGCTGAAGGAGCAACCATGGATGAGGCTGTTGGGCCCTGGGAACCCAGAGGGCAGCAGGAAGCACTGGACACgacaaaggagaggagagggaagtgcCCACAGCAGGATGCCCGACAGAAGAAGGGCTTTTACATGTGCTCAATCTCTCCATGATGTCCTCTAAGATGACTCTCAGATCTCGACCTCCATCCTGACCCTGGGAACAGCCTTAGGAAACTCTTTCCAGGAGTTCCGTGCCCCAAGAGCTTTGAGTTCTAagaattttctgcttctttgagtTTTGCTGTGTCCTACATCTCAACTCTGACCAGACTTGGAAGTACTGAGAAGTGATGAGAGCTGAGAAGAAGGGCATTCTTGCGATCGAAGGAGTGTTCTTCTTGAGGACCGGTACATCCTCGCAGAAGTGAGGATGTGAATAGGTTCTTCAGAGGAGGAGACATATGGGAAGACTTAGGTGGGACCTAGCAGAAACCTTTCCACCACTCCTACCTTCCCTATATTTCCACTCAAGGAAGCCAATAACAAAATAACAAGATAAAACTTTGATAGAAGCATTCATTCTCAAGACTCGGTTTAAATCAAAAGACCTGAAGTGTGATGAAAATCTCAATGGCTTGTGTTTGAGAGAAGCAAAAGTTACGGATATAAACTTTATATGCAACTTATAGACATTACTTACATCTTCCTAGTTGCCTTTTAAAGTGCTTACTGGTGCTTCTAAGGCCACGACTAGGAGATACAGGAAGATGTAATATGCAGGTAAGTCTTGGCCACAGGAACCCTAAGTGTGCCTGGAGTCAGTTTCCAGCAGGCTTGGAGAAGGCTGTGATTCAGAGTAGCCAAGGCTACATGGAACATAGTTTCAGGTTCAGCCTGCACTTCAAAATCACGGAGATTTTGGCTTGAGCTCCTGTCCAAATGGGCAGGTCTATGTTTGTGTATCTCTCATTTCCCTTTGCTCATTCAATGTTGCATCTGGGATGATAAGGTCCTAGTTAATCAGAAAGCTTTACTCCCTTTAAACACATCACTAAAGTTGTCACATCCTGAGCAGAAGAGAAATCACTCTTGATTTATCCTGAGTGGTGCTTTTGCAAGAATATGACTATTAAGATTTGTGTTTCTCATGGAAAACTGTATTTAACTGTGAATATGTGTACATATTCATCAGCCCTTATACCAGAAGGGCTCCTCCTGTTGTGGCTTCTGTGACATAGTTTGACAGTTGGGCCAAGtctcttccctttgcctctctcgcTGTCCTGAATCTACCCAGGTCACAGCCCACCTCTGTAATGGACTGAGAGTTGGCAGCACGGGCTGAGCAGAAGGGCATTCAGGGAGGATTCCCAGGGAGTAGAGACATCTACTGTCAATGTTTGACCCTGGTAGACAGGGAAGGGTAGAAATGGCCATGGTGGGACTGGGGGAGTTGAGCGATgattttttacagatgaggacatctGAGTTCTGAATCAAAATGGTGCAGTACATTCATGCATCATAAACCTCTCTCCTCAAAACATTTAGCAATGAcggtaaaatataaaaagataaaacaaagaagATGCAACTGGTTTCAAATACAAGATAAGAAAATCTGTGGAATAGAAACGGTAGAGAAATGCCAAACAGTGAGTAGGGCTGAAACCATGGGCTTGCTGAGGTCTGGGATTTGACATGCCTAGGGGGGCTAAAGTTCAGTCATGCAGAGTGAAGATCCCTACAAAAGTCCATGAAAGATGAGGAGCAGGAGCCAGGCTTTTGGACTGGAGCCAGAGGCTGGCGAAGGGCTCCATATCTGAACctgaaaagaaattgaaagaccTACTGCCGAGTGCCCCTGGGGCTCTGCTTCTGGTGAACTGCGTGCCTGGGGAGGCACATGGGGCCCAGTGACCAGCCACTTAGCTCTGCCACACTGTCAACATCAAGTGCACAGCAATAGCGAATTCTCACTTTAAAACTTCCTTCAAGAGGTGGTGCCCAGAAACCTGGAAAGAAGCAATCACAAACCACAGAGCAGAGCAGCAAGGTGGGGGCACATTTTTGCAGGGGGACATGCATGAGAGAgacaaaaaatgataataaaataagaaatttaaatctCCCCTTCAAAAGGAGcctgaaaacaaacaagaaactaaAACATAAGTCCAATCAACACTATAGTTCCTTCAAGGGAGAATTAGTATTAGTATAGAAGAATTAGATGAATAATTTAAGAGAGGATCTTAAAGGTGTATGAAGAGGCAAGTGACTTCCACCAAAGTAGAATACAAACTAGTAAAGCAAAAATAGTCAGAAATGAACCAGGAATGGTGGCTGTGAGAAAGAACCAATGAAAAATATGTGGGATAAAAATGCTGCATCAAAAATTTAAGAGTGCCATAGCTGAGATAAACTCTAGAGCTAGGTGAAGAGAAAATTGCTTAACGGAAGGCTGGGACCAATCTGCACTCACTCAGAATTAAGCATAGAGACTCACAGATTATAAACAGATGAAGAATCAGTTCAGAAACCCAGAATATAGATTGAGAGGCTTCAAATTAGCCTAAGATGAGCTCTAGAAGAAGGCAATGGGGGAATGAATGCTGGAGAAGAGACATTTGAAGACGAATTTGCTAAGCATTGAAGACAGACCTGAGTTCTCAGGATGAAATGCTCTCTGAATTGTGAGTAAGATAATAAAGAGAAAGCCTCTCAGATATACTATAATGAGGCTGCAGACACTAAGGACAACGAAAGAATATAAAAGCcaacagaaagataaagaaaggtcAACCATCAATGACTGACAGTCAGGTTCTTCACATTCCTCATCATGACAGTCAAGAGTAAGACAGTGGGGTGGGATCTCCAGAGAGCTATAGGGAAACTGTTTACCTGGAAGTTGCATTTCATCAcattgtcatttaaaaaagaaaaaagtccacattttcaggcaaataaaaacagagagggtGTTCACCACCCACAGGCTCCCATTGAAACAGCTATTGAATGATGCAttccagagagaaggaagtggAACACAGAGGGAATGTTACAAGACATTAGAGGGAACTCAGTTATTGCTGAAATATATCTGAAAGTGTAGTTAtctactgatatttttaaaatttattttcttttgaggaagattagtcctgagctaactgctgccaatcctcctctttttgcttaggaagactggccctgagctaacgtccatgcccatcttcctctactttatatgagggacacataccacagcatgacttttgccaagcggtgccatgcccgcacccaggatctgaaccagcaaaccctgggccgctgagaagcagaacatgcgaacttaaccactgcacaactgggccggcccctctactgattttttaaaattcaacaactattttttttctgtctaaaGAAAGTGTAAAACTAAATCTCCAAATAACAATAGAAAGTTTTGGCATGATCAGGAAGAAGACCAAAGTGCTATGAGGAGAAATTAAAgtagacacctcagaaatacagaaggttataagagaatactatgaaaggctgtatgccaaaaaattggatgaCCTAGAAAAATTGAataagttcttagaatcatacaagcttccaaaactggatcaagaagaaagagaatttgaatagaccaatcagcaGTAAGGAGAtgaaaatagtaatcaaaaatctcccccaaaataaaagtccagaaccagatggcttccctagtgaattctaccaaaagttCCAAGAAGACTTAATacgtatccttctcaaactcttccaaaaaactgaagaggaggggaggcttcctagctcattctatgaagccaacattatcctgataccaaaactagacaaggacaacacaaaaaaagaaaattacaggccaatatcactgatgaacatcagtgcaaaaatcatcaacaaaatactagcaaattgaatacaacaatacattaaaagatcatacaccatgatcaagtgggactaaTTCTAGGGATgcggggatggttcaacatctgcaaatcaatcaatgtgatacaccacattaacaaaatgaagaataaaaatcacatgatcatctcaatatatgcagagaatgcatttgacgagatacaacatccatttatgattaaaaactctgaaggaaataggtatagaaggaaagtacctcaatgtaataaaggccacatatgacaaacccacaggtaatatcattctcaacggagaaaaaaatgaaagttttccaAGAACAgcaaccagacaaggatgcccattttcaccTCTCTATTTGACATAGCATAGGATGTCTCagccacagcaatcaggcaaggaaaagaaattaaagggatTCTAGTTGGAAAGTAAGAAGTGagattgtcactatttgcagatgacatggttttatatatataaaactctaaagaatccaccaaaaaacttttagaaataaatgaatatggcaaagttgcaggatacaaaatcaacatacaaaaatcaggtgTGTTTCCATATCCTATCAactaagtagcagaaagagattaagaatacaataccattcacaattgcaacaacaacaacaacaacaaaatacctaggaataaacttatcAAAGGCGTGAAAAACCTCTCCCCTGAAAACTATagaacattattgaaagaaattgaagcagaCAGAAAGAAGtaggaagatattccatgctcctgggtt
Coding sequences:
- the LOC106821944 gene encoding olfactory receptor 2V1-like encodes the protein MVWVGNQTLISHFIFLGLFTHSPLHIFLFSITMIMFLMALSGNGLMILLINVSPHLHTPMYFFLSWLSLMDLMLISTIVPRMAVDFLMGSISFTGCGLQILFFLTLTGGECFLLAFMAYDRYVAISNPLRYSVVMSRHVCWLMVSGSWLFGLVDGLIQAVFTLSFPYCGSQEIDHFFCDVPAVLKLACADTSLYETMIYVCCILMLLLPFSVISASYLKILVAVLRMRSAEGCQKAFATCSSHMAVVSLFYGAAMITYMRPQTYHSSKQDKVVSVFYTMITPMLNPLIYSLRNKEVARALKKLLWRCLCSREQD